The following proteins are co-located in the Apium graveolens cultivar Ventura chromosome 5, ASM990537v1, whole genome shotgun sequence genome:
- the LOC141659395 gene encoding glycine-rich RNA-binding protein 2, mitochondrial-like, whose translation MKWWKGGISFPSSICTSQSLYYRWISSRHSSTKLFVGGLSYDTNETVLRDAFVSHGEIIEVKVICDRVSGKSQGYGFVQFTSENAASKALEEMNDKGKWKRKEL comes from the exons ATGAAGTGGTGGAAGGGTGGCATCTCCTTCCCGTCTTCAATTTGTACATCACAGTCGTTGTATTACAGGTGGATATCTTCCCGCCATTCTTCCACCAAATTGTTTGTTGGAg GGCTTTCTTATGACACCAACGAGACAGTATTGAGGGATGCATTTGTTAGTCATGGTGAAATAATTGAAG TGAAAGTCATATGTGATCGTGTCAGCGGCAAATCCCAAGGATATGGATTTGTGCAATTCACTTCTGAGAATGCAGCCAGCAAAGCTTTAGAGGAAATGAATGACAAG GGAAAATGGAAGAGAAAAGAGTTATAA
- the LOC141659396 gene encoding formate--tetrahydrofolate ligase, translating into MHTIMSKSMVVPHITVTIDKIPHFKWRERVKTKDSIGLKKMRKLEVVSPVPADIDIANSVEPLHVSEIAKQLNLSPDHYDLYGKYKAKVLLPVIDELQGREDGYYVVVGGITPTPLGEGKSTTTVGLCQALGAFLDKKVVTCLRQPSQGPTFGIKGGAAGGGYSQVIPMDEFNLHLTGDIHAITAANNLLAAAIDTRMFHESTQSDKALFNRLCPADKEGKRKFSDIMFRRLKKLGITSTKPEDLTPEEVTKFARLDLDPASITWRRVMDVNDRFLRKISVGQGPDEKGMVRETAFDISVASEIMAVLALTTSLADMRERLGKMVVGNSKAGDPVTADDLGLGGALTVLMKDAINPTLMQTLEGTPVFVHAGPFANIAHGNSSIIADKIALKLVGPGGFVITEAGFGSDIGTEKFMNIKCRYSGLKPQCAIIVATIRALKMHGGGPQVVAGRPLDHAYITENVALVEAGCVNLARHISNTKAYGVNVVVAINMFSTDSEAEINAVRSASLAAGAFDAILCTHHAHGGKGAVDLGIAVQKACENVTQPLKFLYPLDISIKEKIEAIARSYGASGVDYSEQAEKQIEMYTKQGFSGLPICMAKTQYSFSDNASAKGAPSGFVLPIRDVRGSIGAGFIYPLVGTMSTMPGLPTRPCFYDIDLDTATGRVIGLS; encoded by the exons atgcacACAATAATGAGTAAATCAATGGTGGTGCCTCACATCACAGTCACCATAGATAAGATTCCTCACTTCAAG TGGAGGGAGAGAGTGAAGACTAAAGATTCAATTGGGTTGAAGAAGATGAGGAAATTAGAGGTTGTTTCCCCAGTGCCTGCAGATATAGATATTGCTAACTCTGTTGAGCCTCTCCATGTTTCTGAGATTGCTAAGCAGCTTAATCTCAGTCCTGACCATTATGATCTTTATGGCAAATATAAAGCTAAG GTGTTGTTGCCTGTGATTGATGAACTTCAAGGAAGGGAAGACGGGTATTATGTGGTGGTTGGAGGAATCACTCCAACCCCGCTTGGAGAAGGGAAGTCAACTACCACTGTTGGTCTTTGTCAAGCCTTGGGAGCTTTTCTTGATAAAAAG GTTGTTACTTGTCTTCGACAACCATCACAAGGACCAACATTTGGAATAAAGGGAGGTGCAGCAGGTGGTGGATATAGTCAAGTTATTCCAATGGATGAGTTCAATCTTCACTTGACAGGAGATATTCATGCGATAACAGCTGCAAACAACCTTTTGGCTGCCGCCATTGATACACGAATGTTCCATGAATCAACACAAAGTGACAAAGCCCTCTTTAACCGTTTGTGTCCGGCTGACAAAGAAGGTAAACGGAAATTTAGTGACATCATGTTCAGGCGTTTAAAAAAGCTTGGTATCACCAGCACCAAACCTGAAGATCTTACCCCAGAAGAAGTTACCAAGTTTGCCAGGCTTGATTTAGACCCTGCTTCAATAACATGGAGACGAGTTATGGATGTCAATGACCGATTTTTAAGAAAAATTTCTGTTGGTCAGGGCCCCGATGAGAAAGGCATGGTGAGAGAAACAGCATTTGATATATCAGTTGCTAGTGAGATAATGGCAGTATTAGCCCTCACTACCTCTTTAGCTGATATGAGAGAGAGGCTTGGTAAAATGGTTGTTGGAAACAGCAAGGCTGGTGACCCTGTTACTGCTGATGATCTTGGCCTTGGTGGCGCTTTGACTGTTTTAATGAAAGATGCTATCAATCCTACTTTAATGCAGACTCTTGAAGGAACCCCCGTTTTCGTTCACGCAGGTCCTTTTGCAAATATTGCTCATGGAAATTCCTCTATTATAGCTGATAAGATTGCACTTAAACTGGTGGGACCAGGTGGGTTTGTCATCACTGAAGCAGGATttggttctgatattggaactgAGAAGTTTATGAATATAAAATGTCGCTATAGTGGGTTAAAACCTCAGTGTGCTATCATTGTGGCAACTATAAGGGCACTCAAAATGCATGGTGGAGGGCCGCAAGTTGTGGCTGGGAGGCCTCTTGACCATGCCTACATCACTGAGAATGTGGCTCTTGTTGAGGCTGGCTGTGTTAATCTAGCAAGGCATATATCTAATACAAAGGCATATGGTGTGAATGTTGTCGTAGCTATAAATATGTTCTCAACTGACTCCGAGGCTGAAATAAATGCTGTTAGGTCTGCATCATTAGCAGCAGGAGCATTTGATGCCATTCTCTGCACTCATCATGCCCATGGTGGAAAAGGAGCG GTAGACCTAGGTATTGCAGTTCAAAAGGCCTGTGAAAATGTGACACAACCCCTAAAATTCTTGTATCCTCTAGATATCAGCATCAAAGAGAAAATAGAAGCAATTGCACGGTCTTATGGTGCTAGTGGTGTTGATTACTCTGAACAG GCTGAGAAGCAGATTGAGATGTACACCAAGCAAGGATTTTCTGGTTTGCCAATCTGCATGGCGAAAACCCAATATTCATTTTCAGACAATGCATCAGCAAAGGGTGCTCCATCTGGGTTTGTCTTGCCAATTCGAGATGTAAGGGGAAGCATTGGTGCTGGGTTTATTTATCCATTAGTTGGCACTATGAGTACAATGCCGGGACTTCCTACAAGGCCGTGCTTCTATGACATTGATCTCGACACAGCCACAGGAAGAGTTATTGGTCTTTCATAA
- the LOC141662123 gene encoding protein trichome birefringence-like 1 — protein sequence MSDSPTTPRTRSVFSLERSNNNNNHLSNIFATRRSTTFACTLTIFFILSTVFFVLSHLSYDRSPAFVTYIIENHSHFSSFFSNLFPTTSANTANFYPETRAVLPDSVNASSPQFSPGTDGFSRKINESASDFYKRQGISGLKSMVNSSAGELESLINCDLFDGDWVEDHDHLPMYQPGSCPFIDESFNCFLNKRPDNGYERYRWQPRHCNIPRWNGRHMLELLRGKRMVYVGDSLNRNMWESMVCMLRNSVVNRSNVYEASGKVEFKTKGSYSFLFTNYNFSVEFFRSTFLVQEWEMPDGNGSYKETLRIDLIENSSNRYQNADVLVFNTGHWWTHAKTSSGKGYYQEGNHVYDELDGLEAYRRALTTWARWADSNINFTKSLLFFRSYSPSHFRGGQWNSGGQCDNETEPIKNEKYINIKDFFPYLETLEKVLKKMRVPLFYLNITRMTDFRKDAHPSIFTKRNLTEEERRSPERFQDCTHWCLPGVPDTWNEIVYAQMLRKYYLEQKGKQKGRPKQG from the exons ATGTCAGATTCTCCAACAACACCAAGAACAAGATCAGTCTTTTCCTTAGAAAGATCAAACAACAACAATAATCATCTTTCAAACATTTTCGCAACTCGTAGATCGACAACATTTGCATGCACCCTCACCATTTTCTTCATCCTGTCAACAGTCTTCTTTGTCCTCAGTCATCTCTCATACGACAGATCTCCAGCTTTTGTTACATACATTATCGAAAACCATTCTCATTTCTCTTCCTTCTTCTCCAATCTCTTCCCTACAACCTCTGCAAATACTGCCAATTTTTATCCTGAAACTAGAGCGGTTTTGCCAGATTCTGTTAATGCAAGTAGTCCTCAGTTTTCACCTGGAACAGATGGTTTTTCGAGGAAAATTAACGAGTCGGCTTCAGATTTTTATAAGAGACAGGGGATTAGTGGTTTGAAAAGTATGGTTAATTCATCAGCTGGAGAGCTTGAAAGTCTGATTAATTGTGATCTTTTTGATGGGGATTGGGTGGAGGATCATGATCATCTTCCTATGTATCAACCTGGTTCATGTCCTTTTATCGATGAATCGTTCAATTGTTTTCTTAATAAAAGGCCTGATAATGGTTATGAAAGATATAGATGGCAACCTAGGCATTGTAATATTCCCAG GTGGAATGGCAGACACATGTTGGAGTTATTGAGGGGAAAGAGAATGGTGTATGTTGGTGATTCACTGAATAGGAATATGTGGGAGTCAATGGTATGTATGCTTAGAAATTCAGTAGTGAATAGGAGCAATGTCTATGAAGCCTCTGGTAAAGTCGAGTTTAAAACAAAGGGTTCATACTCTTTTCTTTTCACA AACTATAATTTCTCGGTGGAGTTCTTTAGAAGTACATTTCTGGTTCAAGAATGGGAGATGCCAGATGGAAATGGATCGTACAAAGAAACCCTTCGGATTGATCTTATTGAGAATTCATCAAACAGATATCAGAATGCAGATGTTCTTGTCTTCAACACTGGACATTGGTGGACTCATGCAAAAACATCGTCCGG AAAAGGTTATTACCAAGAAGGCAACCACGTCTATGATGAACTGGACGGACTGGAGGCATATCGGAGAGCATTGACAACATGGGCAAGATGGGCTGATTCCAATATAAATTTTACGAAGAGCCTTCTGTTCTTCAGAAGCTATTCTCCCTCCCACTTTAG AGGTGGACAGTGGAATTCTGGAGGGCAATGTGACAACGAGACTGAACCAATTAAAAACGAGAAATACATCAACATAAAAGATTTCTTCCCATATCTAGAAACGCTGGAGAAAGTGTTAAAGAAAATGAgagtgccactcttctacttaAACATAACAAGAATGACTGATTTTCGGAAAGATGCACATCCATCTATTTTCACAAAGAGAAACTTAACAGAAGAGGAAAGACGATCTCCGGAGAGGTTCCAGGACTGCACTCACTGGTGCCTGCCTGGTGTTCCTGATACCTGGAACGAAATTGTGTATGCTCAGATGTTGAGAAAGTACTATCTGGAACAGAAAGGTAAGCAGAAGGGGAGGCCTAAACAAGGATAG
- the LOC141659398 gene encoding putative plastid-lipid-associated protein 12, chloroplastic, with translation MAAAAAAAAGVTAACELTNVVGFGSRPVSTAFSCFTTTSFRNNNKKNKKKICYKSVSCSLVNSQQQQSWDQVSFSEDENLLIEALIGIQGRGRSASPQQLQEVERAVQVLEASQSISDPTSSSLIEGRWQLMFTTRPGTASPIQRTFVGVDFFKVFQEVYLQTDDQRVSNIVKFSDAIGELKVEAAASVKDGKRILFQFDKAAFSFKFLPFKVPYPVPFKLLGDEAKGWLDTTYLSNSGNLRISKGNKGTTFVLQKTSEPRQRLLSAISTDTKVRKEIDDFLAMNRNAAKGEHQLLEGEWNMIWSSQMETDSWIENAANGLMGAQIVKGNGELKFLVDIVLGLKFSMTGTYLKSGTNLYEVTMDDAAILAGQYGLPVEIESRFNLELLYADNKLRITKGYKNTIFVHVRVEGANKK, from the exons AtggctgctgctgctgctgctgctgctggtGTTACAGCTGCATGTGAGCTTACAAATGTAGTAGGGTTCGGGTCAAGACCAGTATCTACTGCATTTAGTTGTTTTACAACAACATCATTTAGAAATAATAACAAGAAGAATAAGAAGAAGATATGTTATAAGTCTGTTTCGTGTTCATTAGTTAACAGTCAGCAGCAGCAGAGTTGGGATCAAGTGTCGTTCAGCGAAGACGAAAATTTGTTGATTGAAGCTCTTATCGGTATTCAAGGCCGTGGCCGTTCTGCTTCTCCCCAACAATTACAA GAAGTTGAACGCGCAGTGCAAGTTTTAGAAGCTTCTCAAAGCATCAGTGATCCG ACAAGTTCTAGTTTGATTGAGGGGCGCTGGCAGTTAATGTTTACAACAAGACCAGGAACAGCCTCTCCAATTCAG AGAACTTTTGTGGGGGTTGATTTCTTCAAAGTTTTCCAAGAGGTGTATCTTCAAACAGACGATCAACGTGTCTCCAACATTGTAAAGTTCTCTGATGCAATTGGCGAGCTGAAAGTAGAG GCTGCAGCATCAGTCAAAGATGGAAAGCGCATCCTTTTTCAGTTTGATAAAGCAGCCTTTTCTTTCAAGTTCCTACCTTTCAAGGTTCCGTATCCTGTACCTTTTAAACTTCTAGGAGATGAAGCCAAGGGTTGGTTAGACACAACTTACCTTTCAAATTCTGGAAATCTCCGAATATCAAAAGGAAACAAG GGCACCACATTTGTGCTACAAAAGACCAGTGAACCCAGGCAAAGACTGCTTTCGGCTATTTCTACAGACACAAAAGTCAGGAAG GAAATCGATGACTTTCTTGCTATGAATCGAAATGCAGCTAAAGGTGAACACCAGCTCCTCGAGGGTGAATGGAACATGATATGGAGCTCACAG ATGGAGACAGATAGTTGGATAGAGAATGCTGCTAATGGTCTAATGGGAGCACAG ATTGTCAAGGGAAACGGAGAACTAAAGTTTCTGGTTGATATTGTGCTTGGCCTCAAATTCTCCATGACCGGAACATATTT GAAATCAGGCACCAACCTATACGAGGTGACAATGGACGATGCAGCAATTCTAGCTGGCCAATATGGACTTCCGGTAGAAATAGAAAGCAGATTCAATCTCGAGTTGCT ATATGCTGATAACAAGTTGAGGATCACGAAAGGATACAAAAATACTATCTTTGTCCATGTACGCGTAGAAGGAGCAAACAAGAAGTAA
- the LOC141659397 gene encoding small ribosomal subunit protein mS80 (rPPR6) produces the protein MWRSVAAAISRRSRPSGVTLNLALHSQVLHSKTPKNVVFLAHKLDFLQNPRFFSQDSSTPFANDAQMPQFETFGSVEVGENDVFGDAHNVFDEMSEEKKEGFDENVNGDVVGDDDSEVGVVGEEVLLEKMEHVLSLLQRDVDDNGALLQSGNVDYGALRSFLDNDISVELLEKFVVRVIETPLISGEKLIGFVKLVLEKEKLAVTSASVEALVRIVGVECKRSSAYALWDFFKEVGEDGLLTTEILNGLLSLLSVLGKGKACYEVFNKFEEFNCVPNEESFFFTVEALCRRSIFDWAVSVCEMMVSAGKLPDSEKVGVIITGLCKGKKAKDAHALYLFAKKQDKIPPRSSVNLLISSLCREDVNVPLALEMLGEVANEERKSAIKLFSRVVQGLCRIKDTDKAKVLLFDMIESGPPPGNAVFNLIINSLSKAGEMKEATKIMKVMESRGLKPDVYTYSVIISGYSKGGEMEEARKVLAEAKTKHTKLTPVTYHTLIRGYCKLERFDEALGLLSEMKQYGVRPNADEYNKLIQSLCLKALDWETAEKLHEEMENNGLHLNGITAGLIRAVKELKEEEVESAAAGEIIAEVS, from the coding sequence ATGTGGAGATCTGTAGCAGCCGCAATTTCTAGAAGATCAAGACCCTCTGGTGTAACCCTCAATCTTGCTCTTCACTCTCAGGTACTCCACTCAAAAACACCAAAAAATGTGGTTTTTCTTGCTCATAAGCTTGATTTTCTTCAAAACCCTAGATTTTTTTCTCAAGATTCTTCAACCCCATTTGCCAATGATGCTCAAATGCCCCAATTTGAGACATTTGGTAGTGTGGAAGTTGGTGAAAATGATGTTTTTGGTGATGCACACaatgtgtttgatgaaatgtctgaGGAGAAAAAAGAGGGGTTTGATGAGAATGTGAATGGGGATGTTGTTggtgatgatgatagtgaagtGGGTGTTGTAGGTGAAGAGGTTTTGTTGGAGAAAATGGAGCATGTGTTGTCGTTGCTTCAGAGAGATGTCGATGATAATGGGGCGTTGCTTCAGAGTGGTAATGTCGATTATGGGGCTTTACGGTCATTTCTTGATAATGATATAAGTGTGGAGTTGTTGGAGAAGTTTGTTGTTAGGGTGATTGAAACCCCACTTATTTCGGGTGAAAAATTGATTGGGTTTGTTAAACTGGTTTTGGAGAAGGAGAAGCTTGCTGTGACCAGTGCGTCGGTGGAAGCGCTTGTTCGGATTGTTGGTGTTGAATGTAAGAGGAGTAGTGCATATGCTTTGTGGGATTTTTTCAAGGAGGTGGGTGAGGATGGCTTGTTGACTACGGAGATTCTTAATGGTTTGTTATCACTGCTCTCGGTGTTGGGTAAAGGAAAGGCTTGTTATGAAGTGTTTAACAAGTTTGAGGAATTTAACTGTGTTCCGAATGAAGAGTCTTTCTTTTTTACGGTTGAGGCTCTTTGTAGGAGATCGATCTTTGATTGGGCTGTTTCTGTTTGTGAGATGATGGTGAGTGCAGGGAAGTTGCCAGATTCCGAGAAAGTTGGTGTTATTATTACTGGTCTGTGTAAAGGTAAAAAAGCAAAAGATGCACATGCTCTGTACTTGTTTGCAAAGAAGCAAGATAAAATCCCACCTCGGTCCTCAGTTAACCTTTTGATCAGCTCACTTTGTCGTGAGGATGTGAATGTCCCCCTGGCTTTAGAAATGTTGGGCGAAGTCGCTAACGAAGAAAGGAAAAGTGCAATCAAGCTGTTTTCAAGAGTCGTTCAGGGGCTGTGCCGAATAAAGGACACTGATAAGGCAAAAGTTCTGTTATTTGACATGATTGAATCAGGTCCTCCTCCCGGAAACGCTGtatttaatttgattattaaTAGCCTTTCCAAGGCTGGAGAGATGAAGGAAGCAACAAAGATAATGAAAGTCATGGAAAGTAGGGGTCTGAAACCTGATGTGTACACTTACAGTGTGATCATAAGCGGTTATTCAAAGGGTGGTGAAATGGAAGAGGCTCGTAAAGTATTGGCTGAAGCCAAAACAAAGCACACCAAACTGACCCCAGTGACTTACCATACACTCATCAGAGGGTATTGTAAGTTAGAAAGATTTGATGAAGCCTTGGGATTGTTAAGTGAGATGAAGCAATACGGAGTACGTCCTAATGCAGATGAGTACAATAAACTGATCCAATCACTTTGTTTGAAAGCTTTGGATTGGGAAACTGCAGAGAAGCTGCACGAGGAGATGGAAAACAATGGCTTGCATCTTAATGGGATCACGGCGGGACTCATACGGGCAGTCAAGGAACTCAAGGAAGAGGAAGTAGAAAGCGCAGCCGCTGGCGAAATAATAGCTGAAGTATCCTGA
- the LOC141661236 gene encoding secreted RxLR effector protein 161-like yields the protein MNFPQPIHIYKKDFEQILHGSRPLTTPMVVRSLELDKDGAIGALMYLANNTRPDIAFAVNLLARFSFAPMDRHWNGIKHIFRYLRGTIDFGLFFPKNSTSQLIGYADAGYLSDPHFGKSQTRHVFTYYGAAISWKSTK from the coding sequence ATGAATTTTCCTCAACCAATCCACATATACAAAAAAGATTTTGAACAGATTTTACATGGATCTCGTCCATTGACTACTCCAATGGTGGTTAGATCTTTAGAACTTGATAAAGATGGAGCAATTGGTGCACTTATGTATCTTGCAAATAATACAAGACCAGATATTGCATTTGCTGTGAATTTATTGGCGAGATTTAGCTTTGCTCCGATGGACAGACATTGGAATGGGATCAAGCATATATTTCGTTATCTTCGTGGAACAATTGATTTTGGGTTATTCTTCCCGAAAAACTCAACATCTCAGCTGATCGGATATGCAGATGCTGGATATttgtcagatcctcattttggaaaatcacaaactaGACATGTATTTACATATTACGGTGCAGCCATTTCTTGGAAATCCACGAAGTAA
- the LOC141661237 gene encoding serine/threonine-protein phosphatase 7 long form homolog, protein MGHDNYVFSAHPCRTYNKHFQFFLLVVPFFYSLIQIATSGDQNFYMDESSRGSDLVHGTDLGPIHLYTLFHVHSAGMTCYLLQDVHPGTVNPSLLHLQHTHRSLDIWRLGGGDMLKCRRKNPNNEDDLPPLDLRMVPLLQSTCFHGVVRVASLQLDWSLIAALVERWRPETHNFHLSMGEVTTLQDVGVLLGLPVDGDAVIYDVTPCPDMSWCSYVAELFGKDPDPKKDMNGSRVRLSFIALCAPSRLAQDASAYDIRFQVLCYLVHLFGGVLFTEHSGGLFHPMFLHFIRDLDRCGDYAWGVVVLAYLYRELCKTSKKDVDEVAGCLLLLQLWAWQRLPTLAPIRISSTLFDARFWEGPVAAPRGLRWLHGHSYTSTGGRTLPVIRTLLDGLGPSQVVRQFGLVQTIPVDVVYSEAAHSTNLRGNDKIRLIQKHVASTSIWAHRLDHLFVGDAIVAENAMPEYHPWYIERTVRFISHVGTFIHRIDLMFRQISERTQDVLPDVSHFADHCRDFVREYTLHGFDEMHVEVRRAR, encoded by the exons ATGGGGCATGACAATTACGTGTTCAGTGCCCATCCATGCCGCACCTATAACAAACATTTTCAGTTTTTCCTCCTCGTGGTGCCTTTCTTTTACTCTTTGATTCAGATTGCCACTTCCGGTGACCAAAATTTTTATATGGACGAAAGTTCCCGTGGCTCCGACCTCGTCCACGGTACCGACCTTGGCCCCATCCACCTCTATACCCTTTTTCACGTACATTCTGCCGGAATGACATGTTATTTACTTCAG GACGTGCATCCAGGTACTGTGAACCCTAGCCTTCTTCATCTTCAGCATACACATAGATCTTTAGATATTTGGAGGTTAGGTGGTGGTGATATGTTGAAGTGTCGCCGAAAAAATCCTAATAATGAAGATGATCTTCCACCGCTAGATCTTCGTATGGTCCCTTTACTTCAGTCTACTTGTTTCCATGGTGTTGTTCGAGTGGCATCTTTACAACTGGATTGGAGTCTCATAGCAGCTCTTGTTGAGAGATGGCGGCCAGAGACTCATAACTTTCACTTGTCTATGGGAGAGGTCACTACTCTACAGGATGTAGGTGTTCTTTTAGGGCTTCCTGTTGATGGTGATGCTGTTATTTATGATGTCACCCCTTGCCCTGATATGAGTTGGTGTTCTTATGTTGCTGAGCTTTTTGGTAAAGATCCCGATCCGAAGAAAGACATGAATGGATCCAGAGTTCGGTTGTCTTTTATTGCTTTATGTGCTCCATCACGTTTAGCGCAGGATGCATCAGCATATGATATTCGCTTTCAGGTCTTGTGTTATCTTGTTCATCTGTTTGGTGGTGTACTTTTCACTGAACATTCGGGAGGTCTCTTCCATCCCATGTTTCTACATTTTATTCGTGATCTGGACAGATGCGGAGATTATGCTTGGGGTGTTGTCGTTCTTGCATATTTGTATAGGGAGTTATGCAAGACAAGCAAAAAGGACGTTGATGAGGTAGCTGGTTGTCTGCTATTGTTGCAGTTATGGGCGTGGCAGAGATTGCCCACTCTTGCTCCCATTCGCATCTCTTCTACTTTATTTGATGCTCGTTTTTGGGAGGGTCCGGTTGCAGCTCCACGTGGACTCAG GTGGCTTCATGGTCATTCCTACACTAGTACGGGTGGTCGTACCCTTCCAGTTATTCGGACATTATTGGATGGGCTTGGACCATCTCA AGTTGTTAGACAGTTTGGGCTCGTGCAGACTATCCCTGTTGATGTTGTTTACTCGGAGGCAGCGCATAGTACAAACTTGAGGGGCAATGACAAAATCAGATTGATTCAGAAACATGTAGCTAGCACATCTATATGGGCGCATCGTTTAGATCATTTGTTTGTTGGAGATGCGATTGTTGCTGAGAATGCAATGCCTGAGTACCATCCTTGGTATATAGAGAGGACTGTTAGATTCATTTCTCATGTTGGTACATTTATTCATCGCATT GATCTTATGTTCAGGCAGATATCTGAGCGGACACAGGATGTTCTTCCTGATGTGTCTCATTTTGCTGACCATTGTCGTGATTTTGTCAGAGAGTACACATTACATGGTTTTGATGAGATGCATGTGGAGGTTCGTAGAGCTAGGTAG